gtatcaagttttcgaaaattttgcctaaaacgatgatcacctccgattttttcatgaaaaacaaaaatttgatattgttgtttgtactcgttgcgtagatctctttaaaagatttccaaccatataaaatttgtaaatttctaaggtgcggatttttagatatgttatgtccaagttgagttgtcaattatacccctgatgcataactcagtcatgcagatgcataatccgtcatgcagaagtttttaataatttcatataattatgggtgtcacggaaataattatgggtgtcacagtacccaaaattaattatggacctgagaatgagaatatttttttttggtctccccctaatttcccctaaAATTTATTCCAAGGCTTCTTTTACGTTTGCGTACGAGTTTTATTAGTTAGCCGTAATGGGGCTTAACAGTTGGGTTTTTGTTGTTGCAGTAACGGACTTGTCCAATGGACATTAACAAAATGTTTATATAGACACGTTCGAATCATCTTCGCATTGTTTGAAGAAACCAGTACTCAGAAAAAGATACTAATGTTCATCTTTTCCCTCTCTACGtcgattttttgatttttcaaaactACCAATCCAATAATAATCACAAGAAACAAAACCATATCCCAAGTTACCTATTCGTTCCTAATTTGGTCAGGTGGAAGAGAAGTTTCTTCCATTTCCAAACCATGGATGGCAGCAACCAataacttttcttttcttctgtcgATCACCATCACGATAATGGCAGCACCTGTACTACTTCATTAATACACCCCAAGTCTTCTATCATCTTCATCTGCGCAATATGATGTAATTAAAGTTCAAAAATCTTCACCAAAATAATCATCACCGATTCACAATTATGAACAGTCACCAATGGTAATGACAGCGGCCAACCCAAACCAATACTTGACGATGCTATTAGCTTCTTAAAAATCTTCTCTCTCGTCGAAACTAAACATACAGTCTAGGGTTAGAGCAATAACAACAATTGTTGGCGATAAACTAAAGAGGAAAAAGATAGATGTAATCTTCCGCCAGCTAGTTTTCAGCCGTAAATAATTTTCAAACCAGTTACGGCTAGGAGTTCTTCTTTTCCTAGCCGTATATGACAACAAAATACATCTACATCTGGAAAATTGTTTTGGTTCCTAGCCGTAAAAGAAATCGCAATCTAAAATAATTCAAGAAAAGTAATCTAATCTAAATCAGAGATTCAGAATCAATAATCTAATTGAACTGAATTTTGTTAACctaattaaataattattatcgTTAATGAAATATGAGtagtttagtcattacaaaattatttgagataagggtttTTTGATCCTACTTATgaatgacccgtttttgtcctattaggtgacgtccCTCTATTAaattgtgacgccccaataatagctttCATTGGTAACCCAATAAATCTGGAAAGAGAAATTCGTTCTCCCTTTTTAGGTGATCGATGTTGACAGTGACACTGTCAATAATGGACGGAGAAAACATCAaaatagtttatttaaacaaaatGAAGCAAATCATTCTCGTAAAATTCGCTCTAAGAAAATGTGTTGAACACCGACAATAGTAAAGAAGGCTTTGTCTTGATTTTCCGATTCAATTTACTAGTGCTGTGTAACCCATAAATCAAGACTGCTAATGAGGGTACCATTTTGTTTGGAAGTGTACCAATATACATATAGGACAAATTTCTTTTTACCTTTGAACTGGTACACCCGGCCCAAAATAATACCCCATTAGTAGCCATACAATAGATGACCAAATGTCGAGTTTTACAGGTCATATgacaataatttttttattttttatatggcATAATTACCAACTTTACTGATTATAATTATTATTAGTCGGTGGTGTGCAAGTCGAGAACCCAGTACTTGCTTAAAGGGATTCTTTTGAATTGTTATGTGATTCGCTGGTGGGAGTATCATCATAAGTGACGCCTGCACACAGGTATTATCGTAATTAAAACGAAATTATAGGTTATATACACAGTTCGTTTTCTCATTTTGCCGAACTATAAATAGAGCAGCCAGGCATAGTTAGATTCCAACATTCAATTCCAATAGAAAACAAACAAAGCAGAGAATTAACAAAGTCAGAaggaagaaacaaagaaagataaaaaattttgaaagagaagaaaaaaaatggaggcAATGCAACTATTCAAACCTTACAAAATGGGCAACTTCGAACTCTCTCACAGGTTTGCAACTCTTTATCATGTTTTAGTTTCTTCTTCGATCCAAACACATCCATCTCATTTTTATACGTTTTGGTTTTCTGTACTTGCTAGGGTTGTTTTGGCACCGCTAACAAGAAATAGGTCTTACGGAAATGTCCCTCAACCACATGCGGCATTGTATTACTCGCAGCGAGCCACTAACGGAGGTTTTCTAATTACAGAAGCCACTGGAGTATCAGAAACAGCTCAAGGGTATGTTTTCTCGATTTCGTATAATAGTAGTTACTGTGAATGTTACATCTTCAGGCATTGTTCTTGGAATGACCTGCCAAGAGTAATGGCTGATCATGACCTTCCTTGACTGGACATGGCCAGTTCAAGATCAGTCCCGTATCAATATTCGGGCATTAATTAGCATTTGCAGATGTGGGTAGTTGGGTTAGTTGAATTTTGCATTCATTTTTGAAGGTATCCAGAAACACCAGGAATTTGGACAAAAGAGCATGTCGAAGCATGGAAACCCATTGTGCAAGCTGTTCATGACAAGGGTGGCTTGTTTTTTTGCCAGCTTTGGCATGTAGGCCGAGTTTCCACTAGTGGTACCCATCTTATGCTCTTTCTTTATCTAGTTACTCTGAATTTGTTCTTAATCAGATTGTCATAAAGTTTAAATACTGTTAGCGCTGAACCATTTTCATTTCATGACCGTCCAGACCTCCAGCCTAATGGAATAGCCCCAATCTCTTCTACTGACAAGGGATGTACGCCTGGCCTCTACGGAGTGGATTGGTCACCTCCTCGTCGACTGAGAACTGATGAAATCCCACAAATCATTGATGATTTTAGGCGTGCTGCAAGGAACGCAAATGAAGCTGGTAATTTTCTTTTATTGTCTTAGATAGGTTGGCAAATACCATATATCTTTTGTTCAAACTATACTTATTATAATGCACATTGTCTCTCTCAAATGTGCAGGTTTTGATGGAGTTGAGATCCATGGCGCAAATGGTTACCTTATTGATCAATTCATGAAGGATCAAGTCAATGACAGAACAGATGCATATGGCGGAACCTTAGAGAAGCGATGTCGCTTTGCACTAGAAATTGTCAAAGCTATTACGGAAGAGATTGGAGCTGACAAAGTCGGAATGAGGCTCTCACCTTTCGGGGGATTCATGGAAGCGGGAGATTCAGATCCTGAAGCTCTCAGCATTTACATGGCTGAATCACTAAGCAAATACGGTGTCTTGTACCTCCATGTGATAGAGCCGAGGATTGAGAACAATGGAACCCTTGGCAGTACCTTAACGACCAGGAAAGCTTTTAAGGGGACGTTCATTTCTTCTGGAGGTTATAAGAGAGATGATGGTAACAATGCTATCGAGGAGAATCATGCTGATCTGGTTGCATATGGTCGTCTGTTTTTGGCTAACCCAGATTTGCCTAAACGTTTTACCATTGATGCACCACTGAATCAGTATAATAGGGACACTTtttgcgtagcgattatgcatggggtacaaatataaaaggaaaacaacatatataagcaaatgcatgcggaactaaataaatgcaaagtgctgaaatgtaaataagaccaaggtttacgtggttcagcactaaggcctacgtccacggggtttgttgttctgctatattattcacggttacgcGAATAgtttgaatgacttggggtttacatatttctctccactatgggattccttacctttgctattctctctctctctctctctctcctctgatgttttttcgatccccctccccctttgtggagattgggtatttataaggtaggaatgtgggacccatctctgaagaccgttggaaccttatcttctagtgtcttgtgtccatcacgcagaggtctgcgtttccccctagatcccgcggaggcatcttcgctcgttccacaggtcggtcgacacgtgcactgctcagagtgtttaatgcgggtggttgaggggtctgctcgtgtcagacaagtgtcttctgcccctgtcagtccgtgtcagctgactttctccccaccgttgatcttagctcctcttctggggatgagataaagcaactcctaggggtttatttggtgcttcgcgacgcatcgtgttttgatgtcttggcttgcatgctttccacgtacctttctgtatccacgtgtccgatagtgagatatatgtgtacacaatttgccccttttcttcaggcttaactgactaaggggtgccttgaagaaaaactatcgtcgcatatccttctcactcctaataacttctcctagatacttgggcacgtcttttattcgtgcattaactgcttatgtaacgggcacgttttcctatttgtcccttaatttcctcttttctttcgggtattttaaggatggagaggaaatttaatttcattcttcctaaacactctctcagttcatttttcctttaagtttcctacctgccttcattaaacctgtgaccttaaattctttgtcagtcttcattgcacctgtgatcttatcttctgtcagtctttattgcacctgggatcttcccctgttcgtttcttctacttgctgttttttgccggtgagtttttcttttcttgatttcactgttttatgccgtgttgaattgtgaattttctgctatttgttgttccttgtttgtgatgaagaactctttctgatgcttgcatactagtttgcccctgttcttcatcttaaattaaggcagccattacttcgagggtggagtattgagattgtatcctaattttagggtttctttgttgtcgtggttgtattgctatgaatgtgttttttgatttttggttattgtgtgtaacctgttcttgattttattctttccgcagccatgtctgaccgtccacgGCCTAcctatgagactcctgattctaggttgtcgagatctcctcagcgtcgagagtctcaggatgatgttcgtcggagtcgagtgtcttccggagcgagagcctcgtcttctcgggaagagattcctccaatAATTCCGTCTGGCTCACGGAGAATATTTAATCAgtcaatggtgcgtcctcgtgaagagactcggagtacgcaggctcctccccgcgctgttgcttttgacgttcctcctttacgttcgttagtgcccgagcatcatccacggtcttctccaactttgaaagggaagaatacaaagggcgtagctcctgcggctggatcttcaaagaatccccccgtgaagagaaaagcgtctgaagcgtttgttagttcatccggtcccgccgaggaggaagaggctgctcccttgatacgcagtgtttctgtgagcaggaaaaaagtaaccttcaagcatatcgatcttgaaatattcaaggagaaacatgagctccaagccttcggggttcgtttttatgcccccgaggatgatattacgtatgagctgatctctaagtacgaattcgatgaatttcacttgttaacgacggttggggccttcgaggctggtctgatgctgccgttgtacaaatcgggtgattccttctattacgacgtgcttgctagtcgtgagggttcttccacaaatactcatagccgttccgtatcccaattatcggggaattatctccgcgctctgaaggaatgctatctgcggagtaagggggaaacgtcgatgacttgctacgtccccaatcccttggagaaggaatggtacactcctgagaattttaataactccttcggtgattacgtcaatagcaggaatcgcaagccgtggagtgtcagccttcggaatcttcctgctcctcgaggcgagattcgtctgttaaatgaggtcagcgatgccaagctgaagtatgttcctggcacggaggcgtccaatcgtcggaaactcttccccgtgcgagaaaggatcaagcgtgatcatgactacgagtggcacgccactgtcattgagatagtaggtccgtgggcttatggttggattcccggttcccgcggatggcggccaaccgagaatagtaagccgcgcgaatctcctcccgctcgctatggagatttctgctcctggcgtctgaactttgcgggcatgaattttccttatgccctggatgtcgtagagggagacgaggaggatggttccggtgctatactcccctCGAAGAAtgtctcagctgctcaggtacgcagattctagttgtgtttcgtttttataacttccatcggacgggaagaataattcctttgtggtgtcggtttcaggtattgaagaagacaaagattaggccgaagaAGTCTTCTACTATGGTGGTGGGTGAGGTTGAggtccaagaagaagttactagtcctgtgaacgaagagtttgccgaggacgagattacagatggggaggaacgtactggtacctcccctatcaatgccgaagaagaggtcttTGCTGGTCCCACCGGTGATGGAGGAAGGAACAAGGGTGtagtggcggatgatgttgtcatcgaggatgtttccgtccctgcgggtgatgttatggataccctccctacttctcaagaattttctttcgattggatgtattccacgggagagttttttgacgaagccctcgattttcccgaggacttctctttactttcccctaatgacaattgggatgttcttggtggtgatggtaatggtgatgctgctgtagaaggtgttggtgcggaggagcctgctgtgcatgtaggcgcgggagAACATGCCAACGTTCGTGTTGAGGGGGTCGATTCGgtcaaaggaaaatctgttgtggacgcgcccgccgatagtcttccccagtcgccaatgtctgagggtgaggatgccatcatgagttggttcaaggagaagaatcttctgtttgtctctcatcctgctcctgtggttgttggggaa
The nucleotide sequence above comes from Papaver somniferum cultivar HN1 chromosome 8, ASM357369v1, whole genome shotgun sequence. Encoded proteins:
- the LOC113305414 gene encoding 12-oxophytodienoate reductase 1-like; translation: MEAMQLFKPYKMGNFELSHRVVLAPLTRNRSYGNVPQPHAALYYSQRATNGGFLITEATGVSETAQGYPETPGIWTKEHVEAWKPIVQAVHDKGGLFFCQLWHVGRVSTSDLQPNGIAPISSTDKGCTPGLYGVDWSPPRRLRTDEIPQIIDDFRRAARNANEAGFDGVEIHGANGYLIDQFMKDQVNDRTDAYGGTLEKRCRFALEIVKAITEEIGADKVGMRLSPFGGFMEAGDSDPEALSIYMAESLSKYGVLYLHVIEPRIENNGTLGSTLTTRKAFKGTFISSGGYKRDDGNNAIEENHADLVAYGRLFLANPDLPKRFTIDAPLNQYNRDTFCVAIMHGFE